One genomic segment of Desulfocapsa sulfexigens DSM 10523 includes these proteins:
- a CDS encoding cytochrome c3 family protein yields MKKVTLIAAATALVLGLCFTGASFANDANGPAEITLESTIDKAKKAKPAVFPHAKHQEKLTCGDCHHSKDADGKQVAYVEGQKIEKCESCHNKAAGMPDKLSTFKDAAHANCKECHKKTDKALAKCTVCHPKK; encoded by the coding sequence ATGAAGAAAGTTACACTGATCGCTGCAGCAACAGCCCTGGTTTTAGGGCTCTGTTTTACAGGAGCAAGTTTTGCCAATGATGCAAACGGTCCTGCTGAGATAACTCTTGAATCTACCATCGACAAGGCAAAAAAAGCCAAACCAGCAGTTTTCCCCCATGCAAAGCATCAGGAAAAACTTACCTGTGGTGACTGCCACCACTCCAAGGATGCTGACGGCAAGCAAGTTGCCTATGTTGAAGGTCAGAAGATTGAAAAATGCGAGTCCTGCCACAACAAAGCTGCAGGCATGCCTGACAAACTCAGCACTTTTAAAGATGCTGCACACGCAAACTGTAAAGAATGTCACAAGAAAACGGACAAAGCCCTTGCCAAATGTACCGTTTGTCATCCTAAAAAATAA
- the ccsB gene encoding c-type cytochrome biogenesis protein CcsB: MDSSQLLGITTFTYMFSTILYAIIFIFKAKKLGPAATIFTIVAFLVQTAGLLLRWQESYTLGYGHAPLTNMYESVVFFAWTIIALYLLIEWKFKTRVIGTFAVPFAFLAMAYASFATGINKEISPLVPALQSNWLLAHVITCFIGYAAFAVAAGLGIMYLVKNMSETRQTTNDESLLGTLPPLKVIDDITHKTMVFGFLWLSVGIITGAIWANSAWGTYWSWDPKETWSLITWFIYAITLHARYTRGWGGTRIAWLAIFGFISVIFTYYGVNFLLSGLHSYGSN; the protein is encoded by the coding sequence ATGGACAGTTCACAACTTTTAGGCATTACAACATTCACCTATATGTTTTCCACCATTCTTTATGCCATAATTTTTATATTCAAGGCAAAAAAACTTGGCCCCGCTGCAACCATCTTTACCATCGTCGCCTTTCTCGTACAGACTGCTGGTCTTCTTCTCCGATGGCAGGAATCCTACACTCTTGGATATGGCCATGCCCCACTTACCAACATGTATGAATCGGTGGTCTTCTTCGCCTGGACGATCATAGCACTCTACCTCCTTATTGAATGGAAATTTAAAACCCGGGTCATAGGAACATTTGCAGTACCCTTCGCTTTTCTTGCCATGGCTTACGCCTCATTTGCCACCGGGATCAATAAGGAGATCAGCCCCCTGGTCCCTGCTCTGCAGTCAAACTGGCTCCTTGCCCATGTTATCACCTGTTTTATCGGTTATGCTGCTTTCGCAGTAGCTGCAGGACTCGGAATCATGTATCTGGTCAAGAACATGAGTGAAACGAGACAGACAACAAATGATGAGTCCCTCCTCGGGACTCTCCCTCCCCTGAAGGTTATAGACGACATAACCCATAAGACCATGGTGTTCGGTTTTCTCTGGTTATCCGTTGGTATTATCACCGGCGCCATATGGGCAAATTCGGCCTGGGGAACATACTGGAGCTGGGACCCCAAGGAAACCTGGTCTCTTATCACCTGGTTTATCTATGCAATCACTCTTCATGCCCGTTACACCCGTGGCTGGGGTGGAACTCGGATAGCCTGGCTTGCAATCTTCGGTTTCATTTCTGTTATTTTTACCTATTATGGAGTAAACTTTCTCCTCTCCGGCCTGCACAGTTATGGTTCAAATTAA
- the resB gene encoding cytochrome c biogenesis protein ResB yields MKKKNPLFSFFSSVKLALFTLFLLAVTSIIGTVIPQKESMSWYAQNYSETTARIFQVLSIPDMYNSWWFLGLLGLLASNLIICSIDRFPGVWRQINADNLATDPKRIQKMRLSASWTSNKAEETLATELSDSLSSKGWKAFQRKRDDTLLLFAQKGAMTRTGVYIVHASILVIFLGAIIGELYGFKGSIMLPETQATNTIFQTGTGKSIDLGFTVRCDRFDIEFYDSGMPKAYKSVLTVSEDNKVTVKKEIVVNDPLTYRGITFYQSSYQGYEDFLLTVTNQENNETQTVPMPFQQQQELSKHNARIGIINAEAMGQTITRMKVWFKDDQGPASTFWLKAGDQVTVERPGKKYTIAGKQMYATGLQIAKDPGVWIVYLGCGLMILGLFVAFFMSHKRIWILLTQEDNGTTVLVSGSANKNKVGFERIFTSLSSDLETDTK; encoded by the coding sequence ATGAAAAAAAAGAATCCCCTATTCAGCTTTTTTTCTTCTGTTAAACTAGCTCTTTTCACTCTCTTTCTTCTTGCGGTCACTTCCATCATCGGAACAGTAATACCCCAGAAAGAAAGTATGAGCTGGTACGCCCAGAATTACAGTGAAACCACTGCAAGAATTTTTCAAGTTCTCTCCATCCCTGATATGTACAACTCATGGTGGTTCCTGGGATTACTTGGTCTTCTTGCCTCAAACCTTATCATCTGCTCCATTGACCGTTTTCCAGGCGTATGGCGGCAGATAAATGCCGACAACCTGGCAACCGATCCAAAACGTATTCAGAAAATGCGTTTATCTGCCAGCTGGACATCTAACAAAGCTGAAGAAACCCTTGCCACCGAGCTCAGCGACAGCCTTTCTTCCAAAGGCTGGAAAGCGTTCCAGCGTAAACGTGACGACACACTCCTTCTTTTTGCTCAAAAGGGTGCGATGACCAGAACCGGCGTGTATATCGTTCACGCTTCCATTCTTGTTATTTTTCTTGGAGCCATAATTGGTGAGTTATACGGATTCAAGGGATCGATAATGTTACCGGAAACCCAGGCCACCAATACTATTTTTCAAACTGGTACCGGAAAATCAATTGATCTCGGGTTCACGGTGCGCTGTGACCGATTTGATATCGAATTTTACGATTCCGGTATGCCTAAAGCATACAAATCTGTGCTCACGGTATCTGAGGACAACAAAGTAACAGTGAAAAAAGAGATCGTTGTCAATGATCCCTTAACGTACAGGGGAATCACTTTCTACCAGTCAAGCTATCAGGGCTATGAAGATTTTTTACTGACGGTTACCAACCAGGAGAATAACGAAACTCAAACCGTGCCCATGCCCTTTCAACAGCAGCAGGAACTCAGTAAACACAATGCCCGTATTGGCATCATTAATGCCGAGGCAATGGGACAGACCATCACACGAATGAAGGTGTGGTTTAAAGACGACCAGGGACCAGCCTCAACGTTCTGGCTTAAAGCTGGAGACCAGGTAACCGTTGAGCGTCCCGGAAAAAAATATACCATCGCAGGAAAACAGATGTATGCAACCGGACTTCAGATAGCAAAAGATCCTGGAGTATGGATTGTGTATCTTGGATGTGGACTAATGATCCTTGGACTTTTTGTGGCATTTTTTATGTCTCATAAACGTATATGGATACTACTCACTCAAGAGGACAACGGAACAACAGTCCTGGTAAGCGGCAGTGCAAATAAAAATAAAGTCGGTTTTGAAAGGATTTTCACCAGTCTCTCCTCGGACCTGGAAACTGACACTAAGTAA
- the rpmB gene encoding 50S ribosomal protein L28: MAKVCQICGKGPATGNNVSHAHNKTRRRWLPNLKRVRMLTSGGSAVRARVCTRCIRSGAVVKPA, translated from the coding sequence ATGGCTAAAGTCTGTCAGATTTGTGGCAAAGGGCCTGCCACTGGAAATAATGTTTCTCATGCACACAATAAAACCCGACGTCGCTGGTTGCCGAACCTCAAAAGAGTTCGCATGTTGACTTCAGGTGGCAGTGCTGTCAGGGCTCGTGTTTGTACCCGCTGTATTCGTTCGGGGGCAGTTGTTAAGCCTGCCTGA
- a CDS encoding SDR family NAD(P)-dependent oxidoreductase produces MDISGKTALVPGASRAIGREIARKLGEAGVRLILPTFDWPESITEMEEEFKNAGFSFLSLPVDLRSDAAVRNLVNQINKKYGSLNILVNNIERGGMPVVHGSYDLPHNAEQWDLEISTTLKAKWLLFHHCLPLLLKSSEGAVVNISSISGISGRSGATAPFFNDAYSAANRAISSFTETWAREAAPSVRVNELMLGLIRQRHGEGTRGWGELEQEEKKAIRSQCLLQRTGTPEEVAEATLFLIRDADYMTGSILKIDGGVTLGGQPVPPMPKGILN; encoded by the coding sequence ATGGATATATCAGGAAAAACCGCACTTGTGCCAGGAGCATCAAGGGCCATAGGCAGGGAAATTGCCAGAAAATTAGGGGAAGCGGGGGTAAGGCTTATTCTTCCCACCTTTGACTGGCCGGAATCCATTACGGAGATGGAAGAGGAATTTAAAAACGCCGGATTTTCGTTTCTTTCCCTACCAGTTGATCTAAGATCGGATGCTGCCGTACGAAACCTGGTAAACCAGATAAACAAGAAGTATGGCAGCCTCAATATTCTGGTGAACAATATTGAACGCGGAGGCATGCCAGTCGTTCATGGAAGTTATGACCTCCCGCACAATGCTGAGCAATGGGATCTTGAGATATCCACAACCCTGAAAGCCAAGTGGCTCCTTTTCCACCACTGTCTTCCACTTTTACTGAAGAGCAGCGAAGGAGCCGTTGTCAACATCTCTTCCATCTCAGGCATCAGCGGTCGCAGCGGAGCCACAGCACCATTTTTCAATGATGCATATAGTGCTGCAAACCGTGCTATTTCTTCTTTCACGGAAACCTGGGCACGTGAAGCCGCGCCATCTGTTCGAGTAAATGAATTGATGCTGGGACTTATCCGTCAGCGACATGGAGAAGGAACAAGAGGCTGGGGGGAACTTGAGCAAGAGGAAAAGAAAGCAATCCGCAGCCAATGCCTGCTGCAACGAACCGGCACTCCTGAAGAAGTTGCCGAGGCAACTCTTTTTCTTATCAGAGATGCAGACTACATGACAGGAAGTATCCTGAAAATAGATGGCGGAGTGACACTTGGGGGGCAACCGGTTCCACCAATGCCAAAGGGGATATTGAATTAA
- a CDS encoding class I SAM-dependent methyltransferase yields MIICYIHFGSRKTKHIVYKGCRIKAIKNYNHLVWNRKTMQDEDEYKYTASIYDFLLSRGLRSIRRNIRTILKHSGAKNVIDICCGTGEQLRMLSEENMLLTGVDNSPAMISNARKKSPSSIHYLETDATQLPIADNKYDAIVISFALHEKAAPHHKAIFREACRLVKHNGHIIIADYSTPTQSCSSFLIGKILIPIIERAAGLNHYHNYRDWMNQGALEGFLQKNSPGKITLVAPHSRECIKIFVISNSKDDPLSASIRGTNRHQQVERDT; encoded by the coding sequence ATGATAATATGCTACATTCACTTTGGCAGTAGAAAAACAAAACATATCGTTTACAAAGGCTGCCGTATCAAGGCAATTAAGAATTATAACCATTTAGTATGGAATCGCAAGACCATGCAGGACGAAGATGAATATAAATATACAGCCTCGATTTATGACTTTCTACTCTCCCGGGGCCTGCGCTCTATTCGTCGTAATATCAGAACCATACTCAAGCATTCCGGGGCAAAAAATGTTATCGATATCTGCTGTGGGACCGGCGAACAGCTGCGAATGTTGAGTGAAGAGAATATGCTGCTCACCGGAGTTGACAACTCTCCTGCAATGATCAGCAATGCTCGCAAGAAAAGTCCGTCGTCCATTCACTATCTTGAAACAGATGCCACTCAATTGCCCATCGCTGACAATAAATACGACGCTATCGTTATAAGTTTTGCTCTTCATGAGAAGGCTGCCCCTCACCATAAAGCCATCTTCAGAGAAGCCTGCAGACTCGTGAAGCATAATGGTCATATCATTATTGCTGATTACTCCACTCCCACACAAAGCTGTTCCTCGTTTCTCATTGGGAAAATTCTTATCCCTATCATTGAACGGGCAGCCGGTCTCAACCATTACCATAACTACAGAGACTGGATGAATCAGGGGGCACTCGAGGGCTTCCTCCAAAAAAACAGCCCAGGAAAGATCACTCTTGTTGCGCCGCATTCCAGGGAATGTATTAAGATATTTGTAATTTCCAACAGTAAGGACGATCCTTTATCGGCAAGCATCAGGGGTACCAACCGCCATCAACAGGTAGAAAGGGACACGTAA
- a CDS encoding M16 family metallopeptidase — protein sequence MVFCKKIGIAVLAGFLFVTTFLLSPCLADCFSTAWPHEKSDLRPDPSITFGRFENGFRYILKKNSEPRDRVAMSLNIQAGSLNENDDQRGIAHFLEHMLFNGTTHFQPGELVEYFQSIGMSFGGDTNAHTSYDETVYDIILPKGTAQDIDKGLLVLSDYARGALLLETEIDRERGVILAEKRSRDSAGYRAHVKETAFSMRGTMLPERMPIGVLETLNKADHSLMKSFYDAWYRPENMMLVMVGDFDLEEIQPLVEEKFAGLTGEGEQPPCPEFGRLQHEGSEFFYHHEAEMGVTETSIASLWNVEPEDDSFALQVKELTGYVASKIVQHRLDELTRKSDTPFTSAKVYSGTFLNRIGYAEIGAKSDADKWQQSLSLIENSLRQALNFGFTGIELQRVKKELQAELDSAVLTAKSKNSKELVSSIIRSINNNRVVQSPEQDKALFAPVLESMTLADVEKEFRDLWSHSNRLVKVNGNAVISEKDPLPVIESNYRAAMDIDVVAYADTIQKDFPYLHLGKPTPVKSKEQFVDIGSKRVIFDNNVVLNLKKTTFAPNEIQISVDFGHGASTEPAPALSMLTTSVINQSGTSTLSKSELDRILSGASVETTFRVNPDSFSWQGKSLNKDAELLFQVLQSLVADPEVDMNAFQVSMDTFKQFYDGAATEVQGIMSMQGESFLAGGSQRFGLPPWTVFSQLDRRQIEEWFLPAAGKSALEISLVGDFDEAEVLRLAEKYFSVLPERTSTPVEKVNISFPQGQSLSLTVPSSIDKAMLVVAWKTDDFWDIQQTRGLHLLAEIFSDKMRRVVREKLGASYSPQVYNASSRIYDGFGVMRAVLIVDPGQVEILHQEVLTIAREIWQGNISNAELERAKEPMLTSLRDMVRTNGYWLKSVLANSARYPEQLEWPTTILSGFSSFSLEDVQALGAKYLNPENAASITILPEK from the coding sequence ATGGTTTTTTGTAAAAAAATTGGAATAGCTGTTTTAGCGGGTTTTCTTTTTGTAACAACGTTTTTGTTATCACCCTGTCTGGCTGATTGTTTTTCTACGGCATGGCCTCATGAAAAGAGTGATCTGAGACCAGATCCATCCATTACCTTCGGGCGGTTTGAGAACGGGTTTCGCTATATACTGAAAAAGAATTCTGAGCCCAGAGACAGGGTGGCGATGTCACTCAACATTCAGGCGGGATCTCTTAATGAAAATGATGATCAGCGAGGCATTGCCCATTTCCTTGAGCATATGCTTTTCAACGGGACAACGCATTTTCAACCAGGAGAGTTGGTCGAATATTTTCAGTCAATCGGAATGAGTTTCGGTGGGGATACCAACGCGCATACCAGCTATGATGAGACCGTTTACGATATTATTTTACCAAAGGGCACCGCTCAGGATATAGACAAGGGATTGTTGGTTCTTTCTGACTATGCCCGGGGTGCCCTGTTGTTGGAGACGGAAATTGATCGGGAGCGGGGAGTAATACTTGCTGAAAAAAGGAGTAGAGATTCAGCTGGGTATCGTGCCCATGTGAAAGAGACGGCATTTTCCATGCGAGGTACCATGCTCCCTGAGCGCATGCCTATTGGGGTCCTTGAAACTTTGAACAAGGCAGACCATTCTCTGATGAAGAGCTTTTACGATGCCTGGTATCGCCCTGAAAATATGATGTTGGTTATGGTTGGTGATTTCGATCTCGAGGAAATTCAGCCCCTGGTGGAGGAAAAATTTGCAGGACTGACAGGAGAAGGAGAACAGCCTCCATGTCCTGAATTTGGACGTTTGCAGCATGAAGGTTCTGAGTTCTTTTATCATCATGAAGCTGAAATGGGAGTTACTGAAACAAGTATTGCAAGTCTGTGGAATGTGGAACCCGAGGATGATTCTTTTGCACTGCAGGTGAAGGAATTGACAGGTTATGTAGCAAGTAAGATTGTTCAGCATCGTCTCGATGAACTTACAAGAAAAAGTGACACACCCTTTACTTCTGCAAAAGTGTATTCCGGAACCTTTTTAAATCGCATTGGGTACGCGGAAATTGGGGCCAAGAGTGATGCGGATAAATGGCAACAGAGTTTGTCTCTGATTGAAAACAGCCTGCGGCAGGCCCTGAACTTTGGGTTTACCGGGATTGAATTACAGCGTGTGAAAAAAGAGTTACAGGCAGAGCTTGATTCGGCAGTACTGACTGCCAAAAGTAAAAACTCCAAGGAGTTGGTATCATCTATTATTCGCAGTATTAACAACAATCGGGTAGTGCAGTCACCGGAACAGGACAAAGCGTTGTTTGCTCCCGTTCTTGAGTCGATGACTCTTGCGGATGTTGAAAAGGAATTTCGGGATCTATGGTCACATTCCAATCGTCTGGTGAAAGTGAATGGGAATGCAGTTATTTCTGAAAAAGATCCTCTTCCTGTTATTGAATCGAACTACAGGGCCGCAATGGACATAGATGTTGTTGCCTATGCAGATACAATTCAGAAGGATTTCCCCTATCTCCATCTTGGGAAACCGACGCCCGTAAAAAGCAAGGAGCAGTTTGTTGACATTGGAAGTAAGCGTGTGATCTTTGATAACAATGTTGTTCTGAATCTAAAAAAAACCACCTTTGCCCCAAATGAGATTCAGATCTCTGTTGATTTTGGCCACGGTGCCTCAACGGAACCTGCGCCTGCCCTCTCCATGTTGACAACTTCCGTTATAAATCAATCCGGCACATCAACCCTGAGCAAGAGTGAGCTTGACAGAATTCTCTCAGGGGCCAGCGTTGAAACGACATTTCGTGTCAATCCGGATTCTTTTAGCTGGCAGGGAAAGTCTCTCAATAAAGATGCTGAGTTGCTCTTTCAGGTACTGCAGAGTTTAGTTGCTGACCCGGAAGTAGATATGAATGCCTTTCAGGTAAGCATGGATACGTTTAAGCAGTTTTATGATGGGGCAGCAACAGAAGTACAGGGCATTATGAGTATGCAGGGAGAATCTTTTCTTGCAGGGGGAAGTCAGCGTTTTGGCCTGCCCCCATGGACTGTTTTTTCTCAACTGGATAGAAGACAGATTGAGGAGTGGTTTTTGCCCGCAGCCGGGAAGAGTGCGCTCGAGATCTCTCTTGTTGGGGATTTTGATGAAGCTGAAGTGCTTCGTCTGGCTGAAAAATATTTCTCAGTCCTGCCCGAAAGAACCTCGACTCCGGTGGAGAAGGTGAACATCTCTTTTCCACAGGGGCAAAGTCTCAGCCTGACAGTTCCTTCTTCCATCGACAAGGCGATGCTCGTTGTTGCCTGGAAAACGGATGATTTTTGGGATATTCAACAGACAAGGGGGTTACATCTCCTGGCAGAAATATTCTCGGATAAAATGAGAAGAGTCGTTCGGGAAAAACTCGGAGCATCTTATTCACCTCAGGTATACAATGCATCGAGCCGTATCTATGACGGTTTCGGGGTTATGCGGGCTGTTCTTATCGTTGATCCAGGTCAGGTGGAAATACTGCACCAGGAAGTGTTAACCATAGCAAGAGAAATATGGCAGGGCAATATCAGTAACGCGGAACTTGAACGTGCCAAGGAGCCTATGCTTACCTCTTTGAGGGACATGGTTCGGACTAACGGTTACTGGTTGAAATCCGTACTTGCAAACTCTGCCAGATATCCAGAACAGTTGGAGTGGCCCACTACTATTCTCTCTGGTTTCTCCTCATTTTCTCTTGAAGATGTTCAAGCTTTGGGCGCAAAATATCTGAACCCGGAAAATGCAGCCAGCATCACTATTCTTCCTGAAAAGTGA
- a CDS encoding universal stress protein — translation MQKDILIAIDGSVYSNQSLTYISTLFAADPHIHFHLCTWITAGSSIMPSAADQKNSLIPTNTVQGTKESSARRYLKKATEKLLRNNITSDRIHSSVHTCGYNFAAAIQQTAEKDLLDAVLIGRRGLNGISEMLMGSVSSSLFQKCHNTPLWIIDGEVQSKKFLVPVDGSVNSLMAIDHLCHIFAERTDIEICLFHCTAIFGKEIHCKPELFYKKWGKDWSDTHLSGTDCLFNGPQQLLLNAGIPEKQIQILPESTDIEEAHSIIREAKKRDCGTIVMGRRGKATSKGLFGGVSDRAIKHFQDLALWVVG, via the coding sequence ATGCAGAAAGATATTCTTATTGCCATTGATGGCTCGGTATACTCAAACCAGTCCCTTACTTATATCAGTACCCTCTTTGCAGCAGATCCACATATTCACTTTCATCTCTGCACCTGGATCACAGCTGGAAGTTCCATCATGCCCTCTGCAGCAGATCAAAAGAACTCGCTTATTCCGACGAATACTGTTCAAGGTACAAAGGAATCCTCTGCCAGGCGCTACCTGAAAAAAGCCACTGAAAAACTTCTCCGCAATAATATCACCTCGGATCGTATTCACAGCTCCGTTCACACCTGCGGCTACAATTTTGCAGCCGCAATTCAGCAAACGGCAGAGAAAGATTTACTGGATGCCGTCCTCATTGGCAGACGAGGTCTGAATGGAATAAGTGAAATGCTGATGGGTTCCGTGTCAAGCTCCCTGTTTCAAAAATGCCACAACACGCCTTTATGGATCATTGACGGGGAGGTACAATCGAAAAAATTTCTCGTTCCGGTGGATGGTTCCGTAAACTCACTGATGGCCATTGACCATCTCTGCCATATTTTTGCAGAGAGGACAGATATAGAGATCTGTCTCTTCCACTGCACAGCCATTTTTGGCAAAGAAATTCATTGTAAACCCGAGCTTTTTTATAAGAAATGGGGAAAGGATTGGAGTGACACACACCTTTCCGGTACAGACTGCCTCTTCAATGGTCCGCAACAGCTTCTTCTAAACGCAGGAATCCCCGAAAAACAGATTCAGATACTTCCGGAAAGCACCGATATTGAAGAAGCTCACAGCATTATCCGCGAAGCTAAAAAACGAGATTGTGGCACGATAGTCATGGGAAGAAGAGGAAAAGCCACATCGAAAGGGCTGTTTGGAGGGGTTTCTGACAGGGCAATCAAACATTTTCAGGATCTGGCCCTCTGGGTTGTTGGCTAA